The nucleotide sequence GGCGAAACATCTGGTTCGGCGTGCGGGAACACGCCATGGGGGCCATCCTGAACGGCATGGCCCTTCACGGAGGACTCCGGGTGTTCGGAGCGACCTTCCTGGTCTTCTCCGATTACATGCGCCCGGCGATGCGCCTCGCGGCCCTCATGGGTCTGCGGGTGGTTTACGTCCTCACCCACGACAGCCTGGCCGTGGGAGAAGACGGCCCCACCCACCAGCCCGTGGAACACCTGGCCGCTCTACGGGCGATCCCCGGGATGACCGTCTTCCGCCCCGCCGACGCCCGGGAGACAGCGGCAGCATACCGGTATGCCCTCGACCGGGCGGGCGGGCCCACGGCCATCGTGTTGACCCGCCAGGCCCTGCCCCTTCTTCCCCGGGGGGACGATGCCGAAGAAGACATCTACGAGGAAGTGGCCCGGGGCGCTTACATCGTGGCCGACTCTCCCGATCCCCAAGCGATCTTGATCGCCACCGGATCCGAGGTCCACCTCGCCTTGGCGGCCCACCGGGCTCTCGCTGAGGCGGGCATTCCCACCCGGGTCGTCAGCATGCCGAGTTGGGAGCGCTTCGAAGCGCAAACCGAGGCGGAGAAAGACCGGATCCTGCCCCCTCACCTGGAGGCCCGGGTGGCCGTCGAGTTGGGGCGGTCTTTGGGGTGGGAGCGATACGTGGGAAAAGGCGGGCGGATCCTGTCCGTCGATACCTTTGGCGCCTCGGCCCCGGGCGAGGTCGTCGTGGAGAACTATGGGTTTACCGTTGAACATGTCATCGAGGCGGTGCGGACCGTCATCGAAGAAAGGGGGTGAAGGCGGTGACGCACGTCCTGTCCCTCCTCCTCGCCCTGCCCCTTGTGGGTATGTTGATCGTCGCCGGGATTCCCCGGGAAAAAACCACGGCGATTCGCGCTGTCGGGATCGCTGTGTCCAGCTTGGCGTTTGTACTGTCCCTTGCGATCTGGTTCCAGTTTGACCGCGGTTTGGGAACCCTGCAGTTTACCGAGCACGGGCAATGGTTTACCTTTCCCCTGCCCGGCCTGGAGCCCATCCAGTCCGGACCGTCGGTCATCCTGGTGAGAGTCGGCTACGACCTCGGGGTCGACGGATTGTCGTTGCCCCTGTTGGCGATGTCCACCCTCGTGGCGGCGGCGGCCATGGTGGCCTCCTGGCGCACGGTGGAGCGGGTCAAAGCCTACACCCTGTGGTTCCTTGTGCTCGAAACCGGGGTAAACGGCATTTGGACCGCCCAGAACCTTCTTTTATTCTTTATATTTTTTGAATTAGCGTTAATCGCCTTGTTTTTCCTCGTCGGGATTTGGGGGAATGAGGGGAGGGTGCGGGCGGCATATGAACTGCTGCTTTACAACGGTCTGGGCTCCCTGGTGATGCTCATCGTATTTGTGGCTCTTTTTCTCGCAACGGGCACCTATGACGTCCGGGAGATCCGGGCCGCTTTTGAGCGGCAGGCCCTGCCTCCCGGGGAGCAAATGTGGCTCGTCATCGGTCTTCTGGTGGCCTTCGGGATTAAGCTGCCGATTTTCCCTTTTCATACCTGGGTAAAAAATGTTCATCCCGCCGCATCGGCCCCGGTGTCGATGATGCTTTCCGGCGTCTTGCTCAAAGTGGGCGCCTACGGGCTCATCCGGTTTGCCCTCGGGTTTTTCCCGGATACCTTTGCCCGTCTCGCCCCGCTCCTGGTGGCCCTGGGGCTGATCAATGTGTTTTACGGCGCCCTCTTGGCCTTTGTCGATCGCGATTTTAAAAGGATCATCGCTTACTCCAGCATCAGTCAAATGGGCATCGTCCTGCTCGGCCTGGCCGCCCTGAACCCGATCGGCCTGCTCGGCGCCCTTTTTCAACTCGTGTCCCACGGTTTGATTTCGGCGCTTCTCTTTTTCCTGGCCGGGTTGACCTACGCCGAGACTCACACTTCCTCCCTGGATCGGCTGAGTGGACTCGGGGCGCGCATGCCCAGGACAGCCGGTTTCCTGATGTTCGCCGCCTTGGCCTCCCTGGGCGTGCCGCTCCTGTCCGGATTCGTGGGCGAGTGGCTGGCACTGTTGGGCTTGTTCACCACCCCTTTTCGGCCCTTTGCAATAATAGGAGCCTTGTCCATCGTCGCCAGCGCGCTCTATATCTTACGGGCGGTGATGCGGGCGATGCACGGGCCCCTGCCCGATGCGCTCGCTCACGCGCAGGACGCCCGTTCTGTCGATATGGCGCCAATTGCCGCCCTGTCCCTGGGGATCGTCCTTCTGGGCGTGTTTCCGTATCTCATGGGGGATCTGGCCCATGCGTCCCTGGCGGCCATAGCAGCCTTGCCCTCCTGAGCGCCCGAGGACAGGATATGAAGTTTCTGGACGGCGACCATCGGAACCTGGGCTGGACACTTATTGATGGAGGTGATGGAGATGCGGGTGGCCATCGGATCCGACCACGCGGGATTCGCATTAAAGACTTCCATCCATTCGCTGCTCGTCGACGAGCTCGGCGTGGAGGTCGTCGACACGGGGTGCACCGATTGTCAGCATGGAAAATCTGTCGATTACCCGGACTATGCCCTTCCCGTCGCCAAGATGGTGGCCCGGGGAGAAGTGGATCGGGGAATCCTCATCTGCGGCACGGGCATCGGAATGTCCATCGCCGCCAACAAAATCAAGGGCATCCGGGCCGCCCTGGTGCACGACCTGTTCACCGCCCGGGCCGCCCGGGAGCACAATGACGCTAACGTCCTCGCCTTGGGCGGCCGACTCATCGGCCCGGACATTGCCCGGGAAATCGTCCGCCTCTTTATCACGACGCCCTACAGCGGGGGGCGCCACGATCGGCGCTTGGACAAAATCGCCCAAATCGAGCAGTCCCTCGCGTCCCCATAGCCCGGGATGATCCAGGCGGAGTCAGTCCCCGGGAATGGAGCCGGGAGGCGCATTTTCCAGCAGAGGAGGATGAGGCGGTGTCCCAGTCCTACGTCACCAGCGTGCTTCTCATCGCACTTTTCGTCGCCATTGGCGTCGGTCTGCCCATCGTCGCCTTTTCCCTGAGCCGTCTCTTGCGACCGCACCACGCCTATCGCGAAAAGGGCGAGACCTACGAAAGCGGCAACCTCACCGTCGGCACCAGCTGGGTTCGCTTTCACGTGAAATATTATTTGTTCGCCCTGTTGTTCGTGGTGTTCGATGTCGAGACGCTTTTCCTGTATCCCTGGGCGGTCGCCTATGACGCCCTGGGCACCTTCGCCCTGGCGGAAGTGGGGATCTTTCTCTTTATCTTGGTGTTCGGTTTGTACTACGCATGGCGACAGGAGGTGCTGGAATGGAAGTGAAAGGGTTTCCCCTTGAAGGGGTCGGACAGCTGGAGGAGAAGGAGCTTGAGCGCAACGTCGTGTTGACGACTTTGGAGAAAGTCAAAGCTTGGGCGCGATCGAATTCCATGTGGCCCCTCTCCTTCGGCCTGGCCTGTTGTGCCATCGAGATGATGGCCACCAGCGGCTCCCATTACGACGCGGACCGCTTCGGCGTCTTCTTTCGTGCTTCGCCCCGGCAGGCCGATCTCATGATCGTCTCCGGCACCGTCACCAAGAAGATGGCGCCCCTACTCCGCAGGCTGTACGACCAAATGGCCGAGCCGCGCTGGGTGATTGCCATGGGGAGTTGCGCCACGGCGGGCGGCCCTTACGTGCGCTCGTACAGCGTGGTCAACGGGGTGGATCAAATCGTTCCGGTGGACGTGTACATCCCGGGATGTCCCCCCAGCCCCGTCGCGCTGATTTATGGACTTAACAAACTCCAGGAAAAAATTCGTTACGAAGCCCGCACGGGAAGGAGCGTGGTCGAGGATGGCCTATGATCCCCAAGCCCTCCAAGACCACTGGGGAGAAGCCTTGGCCCGGGACCTGGAAACCGTCTTTGGGCCCCACGCCCTGGAGGACGCCCGGGTGGCCGATCATATGTACAAGGCGGCGAAGCTCGATGTCGTCCCGGAGCGGTGGCTGCCAGTCGCCCAGTATCTGCGCAACACCCCGGCGTGGTCGTTCGATTATTTGAACGACCTGCACGCCGTCGACCTGGGGGGAGAGTTTCGGGTCAACTACTTTCTGGAGTCGTTCACTCATGGTCACATGCTCGCCGTCAGTGTAACGGTGCCCCGGGATAACCCCCGGGTGCCCTCGGTAACCGAGATTTGGCCCACGGCGGATTGGCATGAACGAGAAGCCTACGACCTGTTCGGCATCCTCTTCGTCGGACACCCGAATCTCAAGCGGATTCTTCTGCCCGAGGACTGGGAGGGCCATCCGCTGCGCAAGGACTACGCGCCGAAGGATAAGGAGGTGAAACAATGATCCGGACCGACGAGCTCCTGCTGAATGTGGGGCCCCAGCACCCCAGCACCCACGGCGTGTTTCGCCTCATCGTCAAAATCGACGGAGAGACGATCATCGAAGCCACGCCGGTAATCGGGTATCTCCACCGGGGCACCGAAAAACTGGCCGAGGACTTGATGTACACCCAGATCATTCCATACACCGATCGCATGGACTACGTCTCCGCCATGCTCGGGAATTATGCTTACGTACACGCCGTGGAGACCCTCATGGAGATCGAGGTGCCCGAGCGGGCCGAATACTTGCGGGTCATCGCCATGGAGCTCAACCGCATCGCCAGCCACCTCGTCTGGTTCGGCACGTACCTGCTGGATCTCGGCGCCATCACGCCCTTTCTCTACGCTTTCCGGGAGCGGGAGAAAATCCTGCAGTTGTTGGCGGAGCTGTCGGGTTCCCGGATGACCTACAGCTATATGCGGATTGGAGGGGTGAAATGGGATGTGCCCGACGAGGGCTGGCTGGGACGGTTGGACGCCTTCCTCGACGCCTTCTCCGGAGCCCTGGAAGAGTTTCACGATTTGGTCACGGGCAATGAGATCATCCAAGCCCGTTTAAAAGGAGTGGGCAAATACGACGCCGCCACAGCCATCGCCTACGGTCTGACCGGAGTGAATCTGCGGTCGACGGGGGTGAACTACGACGTGCGCCGGGCGAAACCCTATTCCATTTACAACCGTTTCGCCTTTCATGTTCCCACCCGGGAAGAGGGCGACCTGTGGGCGCGCTACTGTCTGCGCATGGAGGAGATGGAACAGTCCCGGCGGATTGTCAAACAGGCGGTCGCCCAATTTCCCTCCGGCGGCGACATCGTCGCAAAGCTGCCAAAGGTCCTGCGGGCACCGGCCGGGGAAGTCTACACCTCGGTGGAATCCACCCGGGGAGAGCTGGGGGTTTATATTCGCAGTGAAGGCGGGCCCAAGCCGTACCGGGTGCATTTTCGCCGCCCGTCCTTCGTCAATCTGCAGATTCTGCCCCGCCTCCTCGTGGGAGAGCACATCGCCAACATGGTGGCGATCATCGGGGGAATTGACGTCATTATGGGGGAGGTGGATGCGTAACGATGCGCGAGTGGCTCCAAGCGCCGCCGACGTGGGAAACGTGGCTCGGCTACGTCGTCGCCAGCCTCCTGCTCCTCGGGTTCGGTCTCTTTTTCGTCACGTATTCGATCTTCGTGCAGCGAAAACTTCTCGGCTGGATGCAGAGCCGGGTCGGGCCAAACCGGGTGGGGCCCTGGGGGCTGCTGCAGACCGTGGCCGATACGCTCAAGCTGTTGGTCAAGGAAAATGTTCAACTGAACAAAGCGGACCGGGTGCTATTTATCATCGCGCCCATCATCGCCTTTGTGCCGGCTTTCGTGGTCCTGGCCGTCATCCCGTACACGTCCTCGCTGGTCTTTTCGGATTTTAACGTAGGGCTGTTGTTGTATTTCGGGATCGCCGGCCTATCGACTCTCGGGGTGATCACCGGAGGTTGGGCCTCGAATAACAAATGGTCATTGATTGGAGCCATGCGCGCGGCGGCGATGATGATCAGTTACGAGATTCCGCTGGTGCTCGCGGTCCTCGGCGTGGTCCTTTTGAGCGGCTCTCTCAATCTCTCGCACATCGTCGAAGCCCAGGCTAGGAGCCACTGGTTCATTCTGCCGCAGATCCTGGGGTTTGTGATTTTCTTTATCGCCTCCCTGGCCGAGCTCAACCGCACGCCCTTCGATTTCAGCGAGGCGGAATCGGAGCTCATCGCCGGGTACCAGGTGGAATACAGCGGTTTTCGATTCGCATTTTTCATGCTCGGGGAGTACTTGTATCTGTTTGCCATGGGCTCTTTGACGGCGGTGCTCTACTTTGGAGGATGGCTCCCGCCCCATCCCGCCCTGGCCTTCGTGCCGGGAATCGTGTGGTTCTTGCTCAAAGCCCTGTTTTTCGCCTTTGTCCCCTTTTGGCTCCAGGCAACCCTGCCCCGGATGCGCATCGATCTGTTGATGACCATGTCCTGGAAGGTGCTGTTGCCCCTGGCCCTGGTGAACCTGGCCCTGACCGTCGGTTTGAAAACGATCTCGGTGGCCTGAGACGGGAGCCCTGGATGACCTGAAAAGAGGAAATCGGCAATCCCAACCCAAGCAGAGGTGAGTGCGATGTTTGGCGGCGGTGTGCTGAAAGGTTTGACCGTGACCCTGAAAGAGATGATCCGTCCGAAGGTCACGACTCGCTATCCCGATGAGACGTACACCTTCCCGAACCGTTTTCGTGGTATTCAAAAATTGTATCCGGAAAAATGTATTGTCTGCAATCAGTGTGCCATGGTTTGCCCCACCCAGTGCATCACGATCCGGGGCAAGCCCCATCCCGACCCGGCCAAAAAGGGGAAAGTGCTGGAAACTTTCGAGATTCACTTCGACACCTGCATTCTGTGCGATCTGTGTACCGAGGTGTGTCCCACCGAGGCCATCGTGATGACCAACCAGTTTGAATTGGCGGAATACACCCGGGATGCCCTGCAGAAAGATATGACCTGGCTCACAGAAAATCCCGCCGAGGCCCGGGAGGTGAATCTGCCGTGGCGCAAAACGTAATCACCTTTTTTCTCCTGGCGGGCGTGGCCATTGCCGGCGCCTTCTTGATGTTTCGATCGAAGCGGATCGTGCACATGGTCCTCTCCATCGCCCTGTCCTTTTTGAGCCTGGCGGGGTTGTTCGCGGTGCTGGGCGCGGAATTTTTGTTCGTCGCGCAGCTTATCGTCTACAGCGGGGCGATCACCATTTTAGCGGTGTTCAGCATTATGTTGACCCGTCATGAGCCGGCGGGGCCCGCCGTCGGCGCCGCGGGTTTCAAGCGGTGGTTCCGGTTGGCGGTGCCCCTGGGGTTGTTCGCGCTGCTCGCCTGGATCATCCTGGACACGCCGATCGCGGTCGGGCAACTCACCGAGGTCATCGGGCCGATGAACATGGCCGAAGCTCTGTTTGCGCCGCGTTACCTGCTGTCCTTTGAACTTCTCGGGGTTTTGCTCCTGGTCGCCCTGGTCGGGGCGATCGTAATGGCCAAGGAGGAGATGGAGAAAGTCGGTGATCGCCGGTGATTGGACTCCAACACTATTTGCTTTTGGCGGCTCTTTTATTCGCCCTGGGCCTGTACGGAGCGCTCACCAGGCGCAACACGGTTATCGTGCTGCTCTCGATTGAACTGATGCTGGGGGCCGCCAACCTCAATCTCGCGGCTTTGGGTTCGTTTCTGCATGGAGGGGGTTCGCCAGCGGCCGGAGCCCTCTCCGGGAACGCCGCCAGCCAATTGTTCGTTCTTTTTAACATCGCCATCGCCGCCGCCGAAGTCGCGGTCGGGGTGGCCATCCTGATTGCCCTCTACCGCCTGCGGGAATCGGTGGAGGTCGACACGTTCGATTCGTTAAAAGATGGGCCCTGACGGGGACCCGAGGTTCTGATGACGGGGGTGGAAGACGTGGTTCATCCGGAGTGGTGGCCGTGGTGGGTAATTGCTTTCCCCGCTGCTTCTTACGGGCTCCTGGTCCTGTTCGGCCGTAAGCTGAACCGGGGAAGCGCATGGCTTGGCAGTGCCGCGACCCTGGCCGGGCTTTGCGTCTCCCTCGCCCTCGCCCAGCGGGTGTTCACCGGCGGCACCGTGGAGTCGGTCCCGATGAGATGGCTTTCGGTGGGGGATGTCACCCTGAGCCTGGCGTTTGAGGTGACCCCTCTCAGCGCTCTGATGATTCTCATCGTGACGTTGGTCGGTTTTCTCGTTCATGTCTACAGTTACGGCTATATGAAGGGCGAGCGGCGGTTTTCGTCCTTCTACCAACATTTGAGCCTGTTTATGTTTTCGATGCTCGGGCTGGTGATGGCCAGGGACCTGCTGTCGGTGTTTATCTTTTGGGAACTCGTCGGCGTCACCTCCTTTTTGTTGATCGGATTCTACTACGCCCGGCCCGAAGCCCGGCGGGCGGCCCAAAAAGCGTTTTTCGTGACGCGGCTCGGGGATGTGGGCCTGTTTGTGGCCATGCTGTACGCCTTTCAGACCACGGGCGGCTTGGCGTGGTCGGATCTGTTTGCCCACCTCGAAAGCGGAGCTCTCGCCCCGGTGCAGGCGGCGACCCTCGCCAGTTTGATCTTTGTCGCCGCGGCGGGCAAGTCCGGGCAGTTCCCCCTTCACGTGTGGCTGCCCGACGCCATGGAAGGGCCGACCCCGGTTTCCGCCTTGATTCATGCGGCGACCATGGTGGCCGCGGGCGTGTTTCTGGTGGCCCGGGCCTATCCGCTGTTTACTGCGGCACCCGAGGTGATGGAGGTGGTGGCCTGGGTGGGAGCCGGGACGGCGTTCTTGGCGGCGGTCCTGGCCCTGGTTCAGGATGATCTCAAGCGGGTTCTCGCCTACTCGACGGTGAGCCAGTTGGGCTATATGATGCTTGCGTTGGGGGTGGGGGGCTACGGGGCGGCGCTGTTTCATTTGACCACCCATGCATTGTTTAAAGCGCTCTTGTTTCTGGCGGCCGGGAGTCTGTATCCCATTGTCGGCACCTACGATATGCGGGCGATGGGGGGGCTGTGGAGACAGGCGCCCTTTGTCGGGTGGTCCTTCTTGATCGGCATGCTCGCGCTCATCGGACTGCCGCCCCTCTCGGGATACTTTTCCAAGGAGGCGATCCTGGCCCACGTCTACGGCCACAATCTCGGATTGTTTCTTCTGGCGGTGGTGACCGTTGCCCTGACGGCCCTGTACATGGGCAGGGCCTTTATGCTCGTCTTCGTCGCCCGGCGGCCGGTTCTGCAGCCGGGACGATGGGCTCCGGCGGTGCGGCTTCCCGTGTCGATGGCCGTACCCGTGGCGTTGCTGGCTCTTTTGGCGCTGACGGCCGGCGCCTTGGAGACGCCGCAAGCGCCGGTGATCAGCCGCTGGGTGGCCGGCGATTTCCCGGCCCCGGTCCGGTCGAGCCCCGGGTGGATCAGTCCGGTGGTTGTCGCCGTGGGACTCTTGGCCCTTCTGCTGGTCTATTTTTGGTTCAGAACGAGCCGCATGGGCCGGTGGCAGGCCCGGCGGGAGGTGGCCGCAGCCAGCGCCTGGGCGACGCCCCTGAACCATCGGCTGTTTATCGACGCTTTTTACGAGCGGGTGCTCCTCGGGCTGTACCGGTCCCTGGGGCGGGTGGCGGCCGGGGTGGAACGGTTCCTGCTCGAGGGCCTCGTGCACCTCGCCGCCTGGGTGGCCCGGGGGCTGGGCCGGGCGTTGTCCCGGCTGGAAAATGGGCAGGTCCAGGGGTACAACGCCGGCGCCCTTTTCGTGCTGGGCGCACTGCTTCTGGCCTATGTGTGGCTTCGCCTGGCCTAGGCCGGGCGCCCGCCGGCGAGGTCCCGCTGCAGAACGCTGCAGAAGTGGATGAAAAAGTGCGGGTCCGGCGGCGAGCCTGGGATCCAAAACCCAAGATCCCGGGCCGCCCCAACCCCCGACCACATCGGGTTCATCCAGAATCATGAGAGGAGGTGCGGTGATGCCGACAGCCAATCTTTGGTCTCTGCCCTGGTCCATGCTGTGGCCTGAGACGGTGGTTTTACTCGGTGCAATGGCCGCTTTGGTCCTGCGCCGGGTCGCTTTTGAATCGGCGGTGCTTGCGATCGTGCTCAGCTTGTGGCTGCGCTTCGGCATCCCTTCGCACCCCGGGAGCTTTGCCGGAGCCTTTCGGGTGGACGGTTTCACTTTGCTTTTTCAGGCGTTGGTTTTGGTGGGGACGTTGATGCTGCTCGTCTTGGCCCGCCGCTCTCTCGGGGTCCCCGCCGAACGGCGCCCGGAGTACGCCTCGCTTTTCTTGTTTGCGGCCCTGGGCGGGATGGTCCTGGCCGGGGCCACGGACCTCGTGCTCCTTTTTGTGGGCTTGGAGACGCTGTCGATCGCTTCCTATATATTGGTGGGGATGAGAAAAGGGAACCGCGCCTCTGCCGAGGGGGCGATGAAATATATTTTGAGCGGCGCCACGGCGACGGCGGTCTTCCTGTTCGGCGCATCCTACCTTGTGGGATGGACGGGGGCCACCGATCTCGGCGAGATCGGGCGTCGCCTGGCCGACCCGGCTCCGGGGGAGGTGGCCGGGCCCCTGCTCACCGTGGGATTCATGTTCGTGCTGGCCGCCCTGTCGTTCAAGATTGTAAGTCTTCCTTTTTATATGTGGGCGCCGGACGTCTACCAGGGGGCGCCGATCGCCGTGACGACCTTTCTCGCGGCGGTCTCCAAGACTGCGGGATTCGCGGCATTGGCGCGGATCGTCGAAGGGGTCCTGGCGGCGCCGGGCGGCCCCGGCTCTCCCTTTTGGCACGAGATGAGCACCGTGCTGGCCATCCTGGCAGCAGCCTCCATGGTCGCGGGGAATGTGATCGCCCTGCGGCAGAAAAATACGAAGCGGCTGCTGGCTTATTCGAGCATCGCCCACGCGGGATATCTGCTGATTCCCCTCGCCGCGTTCAACGCCATGACGTTTCAGCAACTGGCCTTTTATCTGTGGGCCTATCTGTTGATGAATGTCGGCGTTTTCGCGGTGCTCGACCAGGTGGCCCGGGCTCACGGCAGCACCGACATGGCGGCCCTGAACGGCCTGTCCCGGCGCTCGCCCTTGCTCACCGCCGCCCTGACGGTCCTCGTGCTCTCCCTGGCCGGAATGCCGCTGACCGCCGGATTTTTTGCCAAATGGTACGTGCTCACCGGGGCATTGGCCGGAGGCAAGGGGTGGCTCGGGTTTGTGTTGATCGCCACCACCGTCGTCTCGTATGCGTATTATTTTCACCTCCTGCGCCACGCCTGGAGTCGGGCCGAGGAGGAGTTGCCCCCCCTTCGGGTTTCCTGGCCCGTGGGGGCGCTGGTGGTGGTGGCCGCAGGGTTGACGCTGTTGATCGGCGTGTTCCCCGGCCAGTGGCTGGGCGGTCTGCAGCAAATGATGGACGCGGTGCAGGGAACCGCAACCTTTGGCTTTGAAACGAGGTAGTCGAGGGGCTTCGCGGGCGGCGGCGGACAGCGGCTGCCCGCCCCCGGCCCCCGGGCCGGGCCGGCTGTACCCTAGAAGAAGAACATCGGCGTACAATATGTCCGGACGAGAAAAACGGGGTGAGGCATGAACAGAGCAATCGACACATTGCCGTTTTGAAAGACCTTTTTGAGTCTATCCAGTCCCTCCCTGTGCCCCCGCTCGGCAATGTTATCGCCTTTCCCCACCCCGAGGTGGTCATCAAGGGGGTTAAACCCACTGGCGCTTATCTGGTCCGAATGGATCGTCTGCGCGATTTTATCGATCGCACCCGCTCCTTAAAACCATACACTGCAACGTTGCAATCGTCTCTTGCCCGCGGTAATTTTTTATTATATAATTTTAGGGGATGACTGGTCCCAAATGACTGTAGCCGACAGTTTCGAAAGTCCAAAACGGCTGGGGGGATCGCCGTGAGCTTAGAGATTATATTGCGTCCGCGACTGACTGGACGCCGCTTTGAGGAGCACGGCATCCCCTTAGAGTTGTTTAAAGATTTTGTCGCCTTAGAAGAAATGATCGTGGAAGTTGCAAAATATCATTATTTGAAGGACCATCCCGAACGTCAGCGTGTTCCACGCGGCTTTACCGACGGCGTAACTCTGAAGTTGCTCAAGGTAGACAAAGGTAGCGCTGTACCGCTCATAGCCGTTACCCAAACAATCCCCGAGCAACTGACCCTATTCCCTATAGCACCTACAACCATCACTTACCTTAAACGGGCCATAGAAACCATCACCAAAGTCATTGACGAGTCATCGAACTCAGAGGCCGTTCGAAAACGTTTGCCTGAAAAGTTCTTGGGATATTTTGATCGGATTGGTCGGAGTCTTCGAGAAGATGAGGCCATTGAATTCCCCCTCGAAGGGGAAAACCGATGCGCAAGGTTGACCCTCGAAACCCGGAAAAAGTTAATCCAGGCTTCCCACAGTAAAGAACTGACCAATGAAATTCAGTTGCGCGGCATGGTGCCTGAGGTCGATAAGGACTTGAATACGTTTCATGTACAGCTTGTGGATGGTAGCAAGGTCAAAATCCCACTGGCCATGCAATACCGAGACGCTGTATTGGAGGCGTTCAACGGATACTCGAACCGTGTACGCATCTTGGTTCAAGGCATTGGGAAGTTTCGACTCGACGGCAAGTTGGTAGGTGTCGAATCGGTGGAACATGTCACCCTTCTTGATCCCCTCGACGTGCGTGCAAGACTCGAAGAGCTCGCCGCCCTCGAGGACGGCTGGCTGGACGGTGAGGGAAAGAAACTGGACAGTTCCGGACTTCGCTGGTTTGGGGAGCGTTTCTCTCAGCTTTTCCCAGAAGACTTGCCTTTGCCTTACGCCTACCCGACTGTCGAAGGAAATCTTCGACTTGAGTGGACCTTCGGGACACGGGAAGTCTCTCTTGAAGTGATGTTGGACGATCACCTTGGCCAGTGGCACGTGTTGGACGTGGACACTGACGACGAAGACTCCCGCCAACTGAACTTGGATGAAGACCGAGATTGGACATACGTTTTTTCCAACCTAAAGCAATATGACGTGAAAGGAACTGATCAATGAACGACCGTACTCTGCTGTATCGCCAAGTTCACCCATCATGGGTTCAACATGGAAGGCCCAGCTCTCAGACGTTTAAACCCACCCCAAAAGATAACAAACGTTTATCCGTCTACGATGGTGATATGATCACACCATCGAGGGCTTGGGAGCATTACACCTCACACCTTGGACTGGCTTCCGTCGGAGTGGTCTCGGTCACGGTGAGTGAGTGCACTGCTTTGGAACTATACGTCATCTCCGATCCTATACCCTTTCCCGAGCATGCAATCATCGATTTCTCCGAGTATTCGGCCTCGGCTGCTGAGAAAAAGGCCAAAAAGCTGGCGCATCTGGCAAATGCCAGGGGGTGCTGCCATCGCCCCGATCCGGCCCCGTGAGCATAGGTGGACTTACACTGATAAGCGTGCCTGTCAGC is from Kyrpidia tusciae DSM 2912 and encodes:
- the nuoK gene encoding NADH-quinone oxidoreductase subunit NuoK, producing the protein MIGLQHYLLLAALLFALGLYGALTRRNTVIVLLSIELMLGAANLNLAALGSFLHGGGSPAAGALSGNAASQLFVLFNIAIAAAEVAVGVAILIALYRLRESVEVDTFDSLKDGP
- the nuoL gene encoding NADH-quinone oxidoreductase subunit L, whose translation is MTGVEDVVHPEWWPWWVIAFPAASYGLLVLFGRKLNRGSAWLGSAATLAGLCVSLALAQRVFTGGTVESVPMRWLSVGDVTLSLAFEVTPLSALMILIVTLVGFLVHVYSYGYMKGERRFSSFYQHLSLFMFSMLGLVMARDLLSVFIFWELVGVTSFLLIGFYYARPEARRAAQKAFFVTRLGDVGLFVAMLYAFQTTGGLAWSDLFAHLESGALAPVQAATLASLIFVAAAGKSGQFPLHVWLPDAMEGPTPVSALIHAATMVAAGVFLVARAYPLFTAAPEVMEVVAWVGAGTAFLAAVLALVQDDLKRVLAYSTVSQLGYMMLALGVGGYGAALFHLTTHALFKALLFLAAGSLYPIVGTYDMRAMGGLWRQAPFVGWSFLIGMLALIGLPPLSGYFSKEAILAHVYGHNLGLFLLAVVTVALTALYMGRAFMLVFVARRPVLQPGRWAPAVRLPVSMAVPVALLALLALTAGALETPQAPVISRWVAGDFPAPVRSSPGWISPVVVAVGLLALLLVYFWFRTSRMGRWQARREVAAASAWATPLNHRLFIDAFYERVLLGLYRSLGRVAAGVERFLLEGLVHLAAWVARGLGRALSRLENGQVQGYNAGALFVLGALLLAYVWLRLA
- a CDS encoding NADH-quinone oxidoreductase subunit N, whose amino-acid sequence is MPTANLWSLPWSMLWPETVVLLGAMAALVLRRVAFESAVLAIVLSLWLRFGIPSHPGSFAGAFRVDGFTLLFQALVLVGTLMLLVLARRSLGVPAERRPEYASLFLFAALGGMVLAGATDLVLLFVGLETLSIASYILVGMRKGNRASAEGAMKYILSGATATAVFLFGASYLVGWTGATDLGEIGRRLADPAPGEVAGPLLTVGFMFVLAALSFKIVSLPFYMWAPDVYQGAPIAVTTFLAAVSKTAGFAALARIVEGVLAAPGGPGSPFWHEMSTVLAILAAASMVAGNVIALRQKNTKRLLAYSSIAHAGYLLIPLAAFNAMTFQQLAFYLWAYLLMNVGVFAVLDQVARAHGSTDMAALNGLSRRSPLLTAALTVLVLSLAGMPLTAGFFAKWYVLTGALAGGKGWLGFVLIATTVVSYAYYFHLLRHAWSRAEEELPPLRVSWPVGALVVVAAGLTLLIGVFPGQWLGGLQQMMDAVQGTATFGFETR